One Clarias gariepinus isolate MV-2021 ecotype Netherlands chromosome 18, CGAR_prim_01v2, whole genome shotgun sequence genomic window carries:
- the commd1 gene encoding COMM domain-containing protein 1 codes for MTLRWEANMADAEAVKALSGLLGGIAQRVYYGNSEITEELLKDELYPGVPHEEFRALYDKMKGLLKSVAVADMDQAQLEAFLTAQTRKHGGGGMTSEQAAALTRFWKGHRARVRESLLAQSRWEPALRGLSWRVDLQTATSRGQTSNSPVALVELELGRNGQDSEFVCVEFDELKINHVLKKMSEIQESIDSIVHHS; via the exons ATGACTCTCCGGTGGGAAGCCAACATGGCGGACGCGGAGGCTGTGAAGGCGCTGAGCGGGTTACTGGGCGGAATCGCGCAGAGGGTTTATTACGGGAACTCGGAGATCACGGAGGAGCTGCTGAAGGATGAGCTGTACCCCGGTGTACCTCACGAGGAGTTCCGGGCTCTGTACGACAAAATGAAGGGGCTACTGAAG TCTGTAGCCGTGGCAGATATGGACCAGGCCCAGCTGGAGGCGTTTCTGACCGCTCAGACGCGTAAGCATGGTGGCGGCGGGATGACCTCGGAGCAGGCGGCGGCTTTGACGCGTTTCTGGAAGGGACACCGCGCTCGTGTGCGAGAGAGCCTGCTGGCACAGAGCCGCTGGGAGCCTGCGCTGAGGGGGTTGAGCTGGAGGGTGGACCTGCAGACTGCtaccagcagggggcagacGTCCAACAGTCCCGTGGCTCTGGTAGAGCTTGAACTGGGACGAAATGGCCAG GACTCGGAGTTTGTTTGCGTGGAGTTTGATGAACTGAAGATTAACCACGTGCTAAAGAAGATGTCAGAAATTCAAGAAAGCATTGACAGCATTGTGCACCACAGCTAG